One genomic window of Myxocyprinus asiaticus isolate MX2 ecotype Aquarium Trade chromosome 5, UBuf_Myxa_2, whole genome shotgun sequence includes the following:
- the LOC127440996 gene encoding charged multivesicular body protein 5-like: MNRIFGRSKLAPAPNLSDCIGSVDTRIESIDKKIARIDAELMKYKDQMKKMRDGPAKNTVKQKAMRVLKQKRMYEGQRDQLAQQSFNMEQANYTIQSLRDTKTTVEAMKIGAKEMKKAYKQVKIDQIEDLQDQLEDMMEEANEVQESLSRSYGTPEIDEDELEAELDALGDELLLDDDSSYLDEASPAPSIPEGMPSDTKTNKDGVLVDEFGLPQIPAT, translated from the exons ATGAACCGAATTTTTGGTCGGAGCAAGCTGGCGCCTGCTCCCAACCTGTCTGACTGCATAGGTAGT GTGGATACGAGGATCGAGTCGATCGATAAGAAAATAGCCAGAATTGACGCAGAGCTAATGAAGTATAAGGACCAGATGAAAAAGATGAGGGACGGACCTGCAAAA AATACAGTGAAACAGAAGGCGATGCGAGTGCTGAAACAAAAGAGGAT GTATGAAGGCCAAAGAGATCAGCTTGCCCAGCAGTCATTTAATATGGAACAAGCCAACTACACAATCCAGTCTTTAAGGGACACCAAAACAACG GTGGAAGCTATGAAGATTGGAGCTAAAGAAATGAAGAAAGCATACAAACAAGTGAAGATTGATCAGATTGAA GACCTTCAAGATCAACTGGAAGACATGATGGAAGAGGCCAATGAGGTGCAGGAATCTCTCAGTCGCAGCTATGGCACACCAGAAATTGATGAGGATGAACTAGAAGCAG AGTTGGATGCTCTGGGAGATGAGTTACTGCTAGACGATGACAGCTCTTACCTAGATGAAGCCTCGCCTGCACCCTCCATTCCTGAAGGAATGCCCAGTGACACTAAAACCAATAAG GATGGTGTTCTGGTTGATGAGTTTGGCCTACCACAGATCCCTGCCACATAG